GTTATCACTTTCGCATTTTTATTTAGCCTAAATTATTAATGGAGATAGCCATGAACATGACGACAACTTTAATTATTTTTGCGCTTATGGCTTGGTGTGTCCAAATCATATTTAGTTGGTTGCAAATTCGCCGATTTAATCAAGCCTTTTTAGCGATGAAAAAAGGGCGATATTTGGGGGTTGGTCGTAGTCAAACTAAATGGTTTAAGCCAAGAGTCCTAATTGCTATCTCATTAGATGAAAACCAAAATGTAATTGATTCAGTAAAAATGAAGGGCATTACAGTATTTGCATTACCTAAGACTATTCCTCAATTACATGGACTTAATGCAAAAGAGATTATACCTGAAACGATTTACCCAAACGATCCTGCTTCGCGAAGTGCATTATCAGTTGCGTTAACCGCGAGCAATAA
This Gilliamella sp. ESL0443 DNA region includes the following protein-coding sequences:
- a CDS encoding transcriptional regulator GutM is translated as MNMTTTLIIFALMAWCVQIIFSWLQIRRFNQAFLAMKKGRYLGVGRSQTKWFKPRVLIAISLDENQNVIDSVKMKGITVFALPKTIPQLHGLNAKEIIPETIYPNDPASRSALSVALTASNK